A window of the Sphaerobacter thermophilus DSM 20745 genome harbors these coding sequences:
- a CDS encoding aspartate aminotransferase family protein, with translation MNQTGAAQETWNTADLVRKDKAHMLHPVSNLRQLQEYGPLVMARGEGVYLWDTDGKRYIDAFAGLWNVNVGHGRRELADAMREQGERLAFSPTFFGLATPPTIELAAKLASLFPGDLNYFNFTSGGAESNETAIKIARYYWALRGKPDKVKVLSRMMAYHGIAMGALSATGIPAYWQDFGPRPAGFIHLTPPYYYRHGEGMTEDEFVDSLVRELEETIQREGADTIAAFIGEPIQGAGGVVVPPDRYWPAIAEVLRRHDILLILDEVITGFGRTGTLFGMQQYGITPDIVSFAKGVTSGYVPLGGVGVSSKIFDVLAEPDRVFMHGFTYSGHPVACAVALRNIQIIEEENLAANAGEVGAYMIGELSKLLERPYVGNVRGKGLMMLVELVADKETKAKFDPAQNLGGRLQAATRKRGIIVRCNPDSIAIAPPLILTKEEASTVVEAIADSLTEVLG, from the coding sequence ATGAACCAGACTGGCGCGGCGCAGGAGACCTGGAACACTGCCGATCTCGTCCGCAAGGACAAGGCGCACATGCTCCACCCGGTGTCCAACCTGCGCCAGCTTCAAGAGTACGGGCCCCTCGTCATGGCCCGCGGTGAGGGGGTCTATCTCTGGGATACCGACGGCAAGCGCTACATCGACGCCTTCGCCGGGCTGTGGAACGTCAACGTCGGTCACGGCCGCCGCGAGTTAGCAGATGCGATGCGGGAGCAGGGGGAGCGCCTCGCCTTCAGCCCCACCTTCTTCGGCCTCGCTACCCCGCCGACTATTGAGCTGGCGGCCAAACTGGCCAGCCTCTTCCCCGGCGACCTGAACTACTTCAACTTCACCTCCGGCGGGGCTGAGTCCAACGAGACGGCCATCAAGATCGCGCGCTACTACTGGGCGCTGCGCGGCAAGCCGGACAAGGTGAAAGTCCTCTCCCGCATGATGGCGTACCATGGCATCGCCATGGGCGCGCTGTCGGCCACTGGTATTCCGGCTTACTGGCAGGACTTCGGCCCGCGCCCTGCCGGCTTCATCCATCTCACCCCGCCCTACTACTACCGGCACGGTGAGGGCATGACCGAGGACGAGTTCGTTGACTCGCTCGTGCGGGAGCTAGAGGAGACGATCCAGCGAGAGGGTGCCGACACCATCGCCGCGTTCATCGGCGAGCCGATCCAGGGCGCGGGCGGGGTCGTGGTGCCGCCAGATCGCTACTGGCCGGCCATCGCCGAGGTGCTGCGGCGGCACGATATCCTCCTCATCCTCGATGAGGTGATCACCGGCTTCGGCCGCACCGGCACCTTGTTCGGCATGCAGCAGTACGGCATCACGCCCGACATCGTCTCCTTCGCCAAGGGGGTGACCTCCGGCTACGTGCCGCTCGGCGGCGTCGGCGTCAGCAGCAAGATTTTCGACGTGCTGGCCGAGCCGGACCGCGTCTTTATGCACGGCTTCACCTACTCCGGCCACCCGGTGGCCTGCGCCGTCGCTCTCCGCAACATCCAGATCATCGAGGAGGAGAACCTGGCGGCGAACGCCGGGGAAGTCGGTGCCTACATGATCGGCGAGCTGTCGAAGTTGCTGGAGCGCCCGTACGTCGGCAACGTCCGCGGCAAGGGGCTGATGATGCTGGTCGAGCTGGTGGCCGACAAGGAGACGAAGGCCAAGTTCGACCCGGCGCAGAACCTCGGCGGGCGCTTGCAGGCCGCCACGCGCAAGCGCGGCATCATCGTGCGCTGCAACCCCGACTCCATCGCTATCGCGCCGCCGCTGATCCTGACCAAGGAGGAGGCGAGCACTGTCGTTGAGGCGATTGCCGATTCGCTGACCGAGGTGCTCGGCTAA
- a CDS encoding CCA tRNA nucleotidyltransferase — translation MTEPDRERSVTAAERTGSLLERLPPQMRAITARLGDAFAQHGAELYLVGGSVRDLLLGQPVTDLDFATSAEPELTKAAGAAAGADSVYTVGEQFGTVGFVFDGVSVEITTYREEHYPTPDRRPKVRLGTDLVGDLSRRDFTINAIAVDARDGTVHDPFGGLDDLERRIIRAVGDPKARFAEDPLRILRAARFAAQLDFRVDRRTLAAMRAMGPQLERISRERIAAELNRLLIAPAAARGLALLHETDLLRWVLPEVVPMAEDTGAGRHKDIWLHTLRVVEQSPPRLAVRWAALLHDAAKPMTRSVDARGEVHFFGHERVGADLARKALRRLKQERALIDRVAGLVEMHLRPASYDSTWTDSAVRRLMLEAGDLWDDLLDLAAADVTSARAHRQREAARRIAALREHARRLEEEHALAQLQSPLDGHELMAMFGRPPGRWIGEVKDHLRELVIDGVLAPDDKEGARAEALRWMAEHGDV, via the coding sequence GTGACTGAGCCGGACCGTGAGCGAAGTGTGACCGCGGCGGAGCGGACGGGGTCGCTGCTGGAGCGGCTACCGCCGCAGATGCGGGCGATTACCGCGAGGCTAGGGGATGCCTTCGCCCAGCATGGGGCTGAGTTGTACCTGGTCGGCGGCAGCGTGCGCGATCTGCTGCTCGGTCAGCCGGTCACCGACCTCGACTTCGCGACCTCGGCCGAGCCGGAGTTGACGAAGGCGGCGGGAGCGGCGGCCGGGGCCGATAGTGTCTACACCGTCGGGGAGCAGTTCGGCACGGTCGGCTTCGTCTTCGACGGCGTGAGTGTCGAGATCACCACCTACCGCGAGGAGCACTACCCAACGCCCGACCGCCGACCGAAGGTCCGCCTGGGGACCGACCTCGTCGGCGATCTGTCACGCCGCGACTTCACGATCAACGCCATCGCGGTTGATGCCCGCGACGGCACGGTGCACGACCCCTTTGGGGGCCTGGATGATCTGGAGCGCCGGATCATCCGCGCTGTGGGCGACCCGAAGGCTCGCTTCGCTGAGGACCCGCTGCGCATCCTGCGCGCGGCCCGGTTCGCGGCCCAGCTCGACTTTCGCGTCGACCGGCGCACCCTGGCGGCGATGCGGGCGATGGGACCGCAGTTGGAGCGGATCAGCCGCGAGCGCATCGCTGCCGAATTGAACCGCCTCCTCATCGCGCCCGCGGCTGCGCGGGGGTTGGCCCTGCTGCACGAGACGGACCTGCTGCGCTGGGTCCTCCCCGAGGTGGTGCCGATGGCGGAGGACACCGGCGCCGGGCGCCACAAGGACATCTGGCTGCATACCCTGCGTGTCGTCGAGCAGTCGCCGCCACGGCTGGCCGTCCGCTGGGCGGCGCTGTTGCACGACGCGGCAAAGCCGATGACCCGCTCGGTCGATGCGCGCGGCGAGGTGCACTTCTTCGGGCACGAGCGGGTGGGGGCCGATCTGGCGCGGAAGGCGCTGCGCCGCTTGAAGCAGGAGCGTGCCCTGATCGACCGGGTGGCCGGGCTGGTCGAAATGCATCTGCGGCCGGCGAGCTACGACAGCACCTGGACCGACAGCGCGGTGCGTCGCCTCATGCTGGAGGCCGGCGACCTCTGGGACGACCTGCTCGACCTGGCCGCGGCCGACGTTACCAGTGCCCGCGCCCACCGCCAACGCGAGGCGGCGCGTCGGATCGCTGCCCTGCGCGAGCACGCTCGCCGGCTGGAGGAGGAGCACGCGCTTGCCCAACTCCAGAGCCCGCTCGACGGCCATGAGTTGATGGCGATGTTTGGGCGCCCGCCCGGCCGCTGGATCGGCGAGGTGAAGGACCACCTGCGCGAACTGGTCATTGACGGCGTGCTCGCCCCGGACGACAAGGAAGGCGCACGGGCCGAAGCCCTCCGCTGGATGGCCGAACACGGGGACGTCTAG
- a CDS encoding transglycosylase SLT domain-containing protein, translating to MNRWRLLGGVAVVVALLSAMLAAPTTTLGADLALNPEYAEPPIPSIWSRADGPAARTGHDQSWLWGPHIRSITREPYGGAPDGSRQVFYFDKARLEITNPNGDRNSLWYVTPGLLVGELITGRIQVGDGSFVQTDPADIPVTGDIENNPLSPTYATLAQLASVGDDAERARRPPQLGQPVTALLRADGTVEQDGVADSAVRNAGYDQALGHNIPDVFVRWIQDQPYAWEYVVGHPLTEAYWVDTMVNGAQRRVLVQAFERRILTYDPANPPGWQTESGNAGLHYRVWRGLEMPDDPQLISLAAGVPLGELIVGTALDHGIDPFFFAALAKVASNFQPLGQMENGGTGFFGVRPEVVASAGDKNALDPEINADLAASVIAPLAARFSDMRHVLAVYYTGSDHPDWSDPALHAFVSNVLDTQAWMLAEFNRPANLLHEPPPPPEPAPEPPLRHIGTGPAAYYAPGYTVAWWEWTLQRHASWGNAVPGWAPDPNGYYCVHPDFRPGQRLRLTANGVTLWCTIGDSVAAWDQPAWRARWAVELSYNTFQALHMGRNNRVEVYAP from the coding sequence TTGAATAGGTGGAGACTGCTCGGCGGAGTCGCCGTCGTCGTCGCCTTGTTATCCGCGATGCTCGCCGCGCCCACCACCACCCTCGGGGCCGACCTGGCCCTCAACCCCGAGTATGCCGAACCCCCAATCCCGTCCATCTGGTCTCGCGCCGATGGACCCGCAGCCCGCACCGGGCACGACCAGTCCTGGCTCTGGGGACCACACATCCGCTCGATCACCCGCGAACCGTACGGCGGCGCGCCGGACGGGTCACGGCAGGTCTTCTACTTCGACAAGGCCAGGCTGGAGATCACCAATCCAAATGGTGATCGCAATTCCCTGTGGTATGTCACCCCTGGCTTGCTGGTCGGGGAGTTGATCACCGGCCGGATCCAGGTGGGTGATGGCAGCTTCGTGCAGACCGATCCGGCCGACATCCCGGTGACGGGCGATATCGAGAACAACCCGCTCTCGCCGACCTACGCGACGCTGGCACAGCTCGCCTCGGTGGGCGATGACGCGGAGCGCGCACGCCGCCCGCCCCAGCTCGGTCAGCCGGTAACGGCGCTGCTGCGCGCCGACGGGACGGTGGAGCAGGACGGCGTGGCCGACAGCGCCGTGCGGAACGCCGGCTACGACCAAGCCCTGGGCCACAACATCCCCGACGTCTTCGTCCGCTGGATCCAGGACCAGCCGTACGCCTGGGAGTACGTAGTCGGCCACCCGCTGACCGAGGCGTACTGGGTGGATACCATGGTCAACGGGGCGCAGCGGCGCGTGCTGGTGCAGGCGTTCGAGCGCCGCATCCTGACCTACGACCCGGCAAACCCGCCCGGCTGGCAGACGGAATCCGGCAACGCCGGTCTGCACTACCGCGTCTGGCGGGGGCTGGAGATGCCCGACGATCCGCAGCTCATCTCGCTCGCGGCCGGCGTGCCCCTGGGCGAGTTGATCGTCGGCACGGCCCTGGACCACGGCATCGACCCGTTCTTCTTCGCGGCCCTGGCGAAGGTCGCCAGTAACTTCCAACCGCTGGGGCAGATGGAGAACGGCGGCACCGGGTTCTTCGGCGTCCGACCCGAGGTCGTTGCCAGTGCCGGTGACAAGAATGCGCTCGACCCTGAGATCAACGCCGATCTGGCGGCCAGCGTCATCGCGCCGCTGGCCGCACGGTTCAGCGACATGCGCCACGTCCTCGCCGTCTACTACACCGGCTCGGATCACCCTGACTGGTCCGACCCGGCGCTCCACGCCTTCGTCAGCAACGTGCTCGATACCCAGGCGTGGATGCTGGCCGAGTTCAACCGCCCGGCCAACCTGCTTCACGAACCACCACCTCCCCCGGAGCCGGCACCAGAGCCGCCCCTGCGGCACATCGGCACCGGCCCGGCCGCCTACTACGCGCCCGGCTACACCGTTGCCTGGTGGGAGTGGACCCTCCAGCGACACGCGAGCTGGGGCAACGCCGTGCCTGGCTGGGCGCCCGACCCGAACGGCTACTACTGCGTCCATCCGGACTTCCGTCCGGGCCAGCGGCTGCGGCTCACGGCCAACGGGGTGACCCTGTGGTGCACCATTGGCGACTCGGTCGCGGCCTGGGACCAGCCCGCCTGGCGTGCGCGCTGGGCGGTGGAGCTGTCCTACAACACGTTCCAGGCGCTGCACATGGGCCGGAACAACCGGGTCGAGGTGTACGCTCCGTAG
- a CDS encoding heavy metal-binding domain-containing protein — MILTTTTTIEGQPVREYIGIVHGEAILGANLFRDLFASIRDIVGGRSGAYEEELRRAREIALEEMAQEARDRGANAVIAVDVDYEAIQIGSGGAMLMVTASGTAVRV, encoded by the coding sequence GTGATCCTGACGACAACCACAACGATCGAGGGGCAGCCGGTCCGCGAGTACATCGGCATTGTCCATGGCGAGGCGATCCTGGGTGCCAATCTCTTCCGCGACCTGTTCGCGAGCATCCGCGACATCGTCGGTGGGCGCTCCGGCGCCTATGAAGAGGAGTTGCGACGGGCGCGGGAGATCGCCCTGGAGGAGATGGCCCAGGAGGCGCGGGACCGCGGCGCGAACGCCGTCATCGCGGTGGACGTCGACTATGAGGCGATCCAGATCGGCTCCGGCGGCGCGATGCTGATGGTCACCGCATCGGGGACGGCCGTCCGGGTCTAG
- a CDS encoding sodium/hydrogen exchanger: MQRWYPLILAILALVPGIALELGVYHVSPPVAALILGIAIVGAAFLLSWAAEVIQLDISQGLALALLALIAILPEYIVDATFAWLAAKDPAYSHYAIANMTGANRLLVGVAWPLVIVLVWLRTRKTRVSLEPAHGLELIALLAATIYAFVLPIKGTLSLFDCAILVGIFVVYVLRLARMPAEEPHLVGPAATIGALPTRPRRLMVAGLGLLAAVAILLVAEPFAHALIETGTQIGVDEFLLVQWLAPLASEAPEFVVVSIFAWRGAASAALGALVSSKVNQWTLLVAMLPLIYSIGLGHPGALPLDGRQQHEILLTAAQSLFAVLLLLDLRLSLIGAGFLFGMFATQFVFADIRVEMSIAYLVAGAIVIFISRAHLGAAFRGARSAGQKH; this comes from the coding sequence ATGCAGAGATGGTATCCGCTCATTCTCGCCATACTCGCGCTGGTGCCGGGCATCGCGCTGGAGCTGGGGGTCTACCACGTCTCCCCGCCGGTCGCAGCGCTCATACTCGGTATCGCCATCGTCGGCGCTGCGTTCCTGCTCTCCTGGGCCGCCGAGGTGATTCAGCTCGACATCTCGCAGGGACTGGCCCTGGCGCTGCTTGCCCTGATCGCGATCCTGCCCGAGTACATCGTGGACGCCACCTTTGCCTGGCTGGCGGCGAAGGACCCCGCGTACTCCCACTACGCGATCGCCAACATGACCGGCGCCAACCGGCTCCTCGTCGGCGTCGCCTGGCCGCTGGTGATCGTGCTCGTCTGGCTCCGGACGCGGAAGACCCGGGTGTCGCTCGAGCCGGCGCACGGACTGGAGCTGATCGCGCTACTGGCGGCGACGATCTACGCCTTTGTGCTCCCGATCAAGGGGACGCTGTCCCTCTTCGACTGCGCGATCCTGGTCGGGATCTTCGTCGTCTACGTGTTGCGGCTGGCGCGGATGCCGGCCGAGGAGCCGCACCTGGTCGGGCCGGCGGCGACCATCGGAGCACTCCCGACCCGGCCACGCCGGTTGATGGTCGCAGGGCTGGGGCTGCTCGCGGCTGTTGCGATCCTCCTGGTGGCCGAGCCGTTCGCGCACGCGCTGATCGAAACCGGTACCCAGATCGGTGTGGACGAGTTCCTCCTGGTGCAGTGGTTGGCGCCGCTGGCCTCCGAGGCGCCGGAGTTCGTGGTGGTGAGCATCTTCGCCTGGCGCGGCGCGGCCAGTGCCGCCCTCGGGGCGCTTGTCTCGTCGAAGGTCAACCAGTGGACGCTGCTGGTCGCCATGCTACCGCTGATCTACTCGATCGGCCTGGGGCATCCCGGCGCGCTGCCGCTCGACGGGCGCCAGCAGCACGAGATCCTGCTCACGGCGGCGCAGTCCCTCTTCGCCGTCCTGCTGCTGCTGGATCTCCGGCTGTCGCTGATCGGCGCCGGATTCCTCTTCGGGATGTTCGCAACTCAGTTCGTCTTCGCCGACATCCGGGTCGAGATGTCGATCGCCTACCTCGTGGCCGGGGCCATCGTGATCTTCATCAGCCGCGCCCACCTCGGAGCGGCGTTCCGCGGCGCTCGCTCGGCCGGGCAGAAACACTGA
- a CDS encoding Kelch repeat-containing protein has translation MRGRGGVLRCLLVAWLLGVELAGLPVAAESGWESVANLPSSGRRYLAAVSDSDGRIYVIGGYAGSNLDTVQRYDPETNSWSTIASLNVARRSPVAARGGDGQIYVIGGYSSTELDSVEVYDPTENTWTLLTTTMSTARANAAVATGKDGRIYVFGGRSAGTPVATAEVFDPVGRTWESIEPMPRARWGAAAAMAPDGRIYVIGGADASNKPISFVDIYDPATDEWKQGPALPSGRREMGAVTGADGRIYVIGGYDGNATNTVLMLDPRGGIWEAGAPLKQARYAMGVTITPAGVIYAVGGYNTSTVSSTERFVTVPVGDRTPPVTTAELDGPVGTNDWFTGPVTVTLRARDEQSEVQGIHFRIDGDEWQDYVEPFAIEDDGVHELEFFATDTAGNAEQPQLREVRIDGTPPRIDGAPDRPPNANGWYREPVDIVFTCDDDTSGLDEDACPSPVTLSEEGRDQSARGEVVDRAGNRAEVTVDGINIDRTPPTIAAALQGPDGAPIEPNAAGWFSQPVTMVFTCADALSGVHECSESTVLTDGAGQRVEGIATDRAGNTARAVVEDINVDTVPPTVTFAFQDMDGQPVEPRDGWYPEPLRIVFTCSDEGSGVRACPANRTLGAGVGQRVHDVAEDHAGNQTPVEIDGINVAGPAPSITYALVDAAGQPLPESPSGWYDRPVTVRFICSGGTGMIVTCGPDVTLGEGADHVVTGVAVDEAGKRTEITVRPVHVDLTPPSIDCELPDQEWSNDNRTVTCTARDDGAGLANPEDASFTLRTDVPAGEERVAAPTDTRQVCDLVGHCKQAGPYTFGVDRKAPEITATATVGGAPYTPGTWVSQPVTVAFTCVDEGAGLATGSPPAPATLEDDGGGQSVTGTCVDRVGNQASRVVDGINIDRTAPVTTAAVAGPPGDAGWYRGTATVTLTATDAGSGVAGTQYQIDGGAPEFYQQPLAIDTEGTIRLTVWSSDVAGNIETAQTIEVRIDLSPPVVSCEEPDGWHEGATVACTAVDTVSGLRDPEDAQFTLTPIPQGMQVASTAGDRTRTVCDVAGNCTVAGPVSLPVDTAAPEIQIVAPAGTYLLNQKVTAEYACADGGSGVASCQGPVPAGAPIDTSRVGSHTFRVDARDAAGNTASQAVTYQVRYGVEQTGQLGLGPLVWVRLRLVDADGVNHSAAAHRLRVTGLTTEDGAAHPRPLVRLVYVGRQRQGGEYLAMVSTWGLPPGTHTLWFTVDDDPAPYAVALRTGRLGWIWPWGRW, from the coding sequence ATGAGGGGTCGGGGAGGGGTGCTCCGTTGCCTGCTGGTCGCGTGGCTGCTGGGCGTGGAGCTGGCGGGGCTGCCGGTGGCGGCGGAGTCGGGGTGGGAGTCGGTCGCGAATCTGCCATCGTCCGGGCGCCGGTATCTGGCTGCTGTGAGCGATAGCGACGGCCGGATCTATGTCATCGGGGGTTATGCCGGTTCCAACCTCGATACGGTCCAGCGTTATGATCCGGAGACAAATTCCTGGAGCACGATCGCCTCGTTGAACGTTGCCCGGCGGAGCCCGGTCGCGGCGCGGGGTGGGGACGGCCAGATCTACGTCATCGGGGGCTACTCCTCAACGGAGCTGGATTCGGTCGAGGTCTACGATCCGACAGAGAACACCTGGACCCTGCTGACGACCACGATGTCCACCGCGCGGGCAAACGCCGCCGTAGCGACCGGGAAGGACGGGCGAATCTACGTCTTCGGAGGGCGGAGTGCTGGGACTCCCGTTGCCACCGCCGAGGTGTTCGATCCGGTCGGTCGAACCTGGGAGTCTATCGAGCCGATGCCGCGAGCCCGCTGGGGTGCGGCAGCAGCGATGGCGCCCGATGGGCGGATCTATGTGATCGGCGGAGCGGATGCCTCCAACAAGCCGATCTCGTTCGTTGACATCTACGATCCAGCAACCGACGAGTGGAAACAGGGACCCGCACTTCCCAGTGGGCGGCGGGAGATGGGCGCGGTCACCGGAGCCGACGGACGGATCTACGTCATCGGCGGTTATGACGGAAATGCGACCAACACTGTCCTGATGCTCGATCCTCGCGGTGGCATCTGGGAGGCCGGTGCGCCTCTCAAACAAGCCCGCTACGCGATGGGGGTGACCATCACCCCGGCGGGGGTCATCTACGCCGTGGGTGGGTACAACACGAGCACGGTCTCTTCCACCGAGCGCTTCGTCACCGTGCCGGTGGGAGACCGCACGCCGCCGGTCACGACGGCTGAGTTGGATGGCCCGGTGGGGACGAATGACTGGTTCACCGGACCGGTGACCGTCACGCTCAGGGCTCGGGACGAACAGTCCGAGGTGCAGGGCATCCACTTCCGGATCGATGGTGACGAATGGCAGGACTACGTTGAGCCCTTCGCCATCGAGGACGACGGTGTTCACGAGCTGGAATTCTTCGCCACCGACACTGCCGGCAACGCCGAGCAGCCCCAGCTCCGTGAGGTGCGGATCGACGGTACGCCGCCCCGGATCGACGGCGCGCCCGATCGGCCGCCGAATGCGAACGGGTGGTATCGAGAGCCTGTCGACATCGTCTTCACGTGCGACGACGATACGTCGGGTCTCGATGAGGACGCCTGCCCGTCGCCGGTCACGCTCTCGGAAGAGGGGCGCGACCAGTCTGCCCGGGGAGAGGTAGTCGACCGGGCTGGGAACCGGGCCGAGGTGACGGTCGACGGGATCAATATCGACCGCACGCCGCCTACGATCGCGGCCGCGCTGCAGGGGCCGGATGGTGCGCCGATCGAGCCGAACGCGGCAGGGTGGTTCTCGCAGCCGGTCACGATGGTGTTCACCTGCGCCGATGCGCTGTCGGGCGTGCATGAGTGCTCCGAGTCGACGGTGCTCACCGACGGCGCCGGGCAACGCGTGGAGGGAATAGCGACCGACCGTGCGGGGAACACGGCCCGCGCGGTGGTGGAGGACATCAACGTCGACACCGTGCCGCCGACCGTCACGTTCGCCTTCCAGGATATGGACGGCCAGCCGGTCGAGCCGAGGGACGGCTGGTACCCCGAGCCGCTGCGCATCGTCTTCACCTGCTCCGATGAGGGCTCCGGGGTCCGCGCCTGCCCGGCGAACCGCACGCTCGGCGCCGGGGTGGGGCAGCGCGTGCACGACGTTGCGGAGGACCATGCCGGGAACCAGACGCCGGTCGAGATCGACGGCATCAACGTGGCCGGGCCGGCGCCGAGCATCACCTACGCGCTGGTCGATGCCGCCGGCCAGCCGCTGCCGGAGAGCCCTTCCGGCTGGTACGACCGGCCCGTCACCGTCAGGTTCATCTGCAGCGGCGGGACGGGGATGATCGTGACCTGCGGACCGGATGTGACGCTCGGCGAGGGGGCGGACCATGTCGTGACCGGTGTGGCCGTCGACGAGGCCGGGAAGCGCACTGAGATTACGGTCAGGCCGGTCCATGTCGACCTCACCCCGCCCTCGATCGATTGCGAGCTGCCGGACCAGGAGTGGTCCAACGACAACCGCACCGTGACCTGCACGGCGCGTGACGATGGGGCGGGGCTGGCCAACCCGGAGGACGCGAGCTTCACCCTCCGGACGGATGTGCCGGCTGGCGAGGAGCGCGTGGCCGCGCCGACCGATACCCGCCAGGTCTGCGACCTCGTCGGCCACTGCAAGCAGGCTGGACCGTACACGTTCGGCGTGGACCGGAAGGCGCCGGAAATTACCGCGACGGCCACCGTGGGAGGTGCGCCCTACACGCCGGGCACGTGGGTGAGCCAACCGGTGACGGTCGCGTTCACCTGTGTCGATGAGGGAGCCGGGCTCGCGACCGGGAGCCCGCCCGCGCCGGCGACGCTCGAGGACGACGGCGGCGGCCAGTCGGTGACCGGCACCTGCGTCGATCGGGTTGGGAATCAGGCGAGCCGGGTCGTGGACGGGATCAACATCGACCGGACGGCGCCGGTGACGACCGCGGCGGTCGCCGGACCGCCGGGCGACGCGGGCTGGTACCGGGGGACAGCCACGGTGACCCTGACCGCGACCGACGCCGGGTCCGGGGTGGCGGGTACTCAGTACCAGATCGACGGCGGCGCGCCGGAGTTCTACCAGCAGCCGTTGGCGATCGACACTGAGGGCACCATCCGGCTCACCGTCTGGAGCAGCGATGTCGCGGGGAACATCGAGACGGCGCAGACCATCGAGGTCCGGATCGACCTGTCCCCGCCGGTTGTCTCCTGCGAGGAGCCGGACGGCTGGCATGAGGGGGCCACCGTCGCCTGCACGGCCGTCGACACGGTCTCCGGGCTGCGCGACCCCGAGGATGCGCAGTTCACCCTGACGCCGATCCCGCAGGGTATGCAGGTGGCAAGCACCGCCGGGGACAGGACACGCACGGTCTGCGATGTGGCAGGGAACTGCACCGTCGCCGGGCCGGTCAGCCTCCCGGTCGACACGGCGGCGCCGGAGATCCAGATCGTCGCTCCGGCGGGGACCTACCTGCTCAACCAGAAGGTCACGGCCGAGTACGCGTGCGCCGACGGAGGTTCGGGCGTCGCAAGCTGCCAAGGCCCGGTGCCGGCCGGCGCGCCGATCGACACGAGCCGGGTGGGCAGCCACACCTTCCGAGTGGACGCGCGCGACGCCGCCGGCAATACCGCCAGCCAGGCCGTGACGTACCAGGTCCGCTACGGGGTCGAGCAGACCGGTCAGCTCGGGCTTGGGCCGTTGGTCTGGGTGCGGTTGCGGCTCGTGGATGCCGATGGGGTGAACCACTCTGCAGCGGCGCATCGCCTGCGCGTCACCGGGCTGACCACGGAGGACGGCGCGGCGCATCCCCGGCCACTGGTACGGCTCGTCTACGTCGGGCGGCAGCGGCAGGGCGGGGAGTATCTGGCAATGGTGTCTACCTGGGGCCTGCCGCCCGGCACCCACACGCTCTGGTTCACGGTCGACGATGATCCGGCACCCTACGCCGTCGCGCTCCGCACGGGTCGGCTGGGGTGGATCTGGCCCTGGGGCCGGTGGTGA
- a CDS encoding DsbA family oxidoreductase produces MAEPVQVALYADLSCPYAFVTAFRLRRLRDEYRGRIAIVHKSLALEYVNREPTPKKVLDNELPLLALEEPDLPYQPWHRPASEWPVTFWPAFEAVKCAERQGLDKADDMAWAIRVAFFRDSACVSMRHVLIDLAEQAELDLDRFVADFDAGVGKAQVIEEAREGWERLRVPGSPTFVLPSGKQYSGLGLPEIDLDVEQHHRVIGMTPAPCRGDACLDLYRRMFDEAVQSS; encoded by the coding sequence GTGGCCGAGCCGGTCCAGGTCGCGCTCTACGCCGACCTCTCCTGCCCCTACGCCTTCGTCACCGCGTTCCGGCTGCGCCGGCTGCGCGACGAGTACCGCGGGCGCATCGCCATCGTGCACAAGAGCCTGGCGCTGGAGTACGTCAACCGGGAGCCGACACCCAAGAAGGTGCTCGACAACGAGCTGCCGCTGCTGGCCCTGGAGGAGCCCGACCTGCCCTACCAGCCGTGGCACCGGCCGGCCAGTGAGTGGCCGGTCACCTTCTGGCCGGCATTCGAGGCCGTCAAGTGCGCCGAGCGGCAGGGCCTGGACAAGGCCGACGACATGGCCTGGGCCATCCGCGTCGCCTTCTTCCGCGACAGCGCCTGCGTCTCGATGCGCCACGTGCTGATCGACCTGGCCGAGCAGGCCGAGCTCGACCTGGACCGCTTCGTGGCCGACTTCGACGCTGGCGTCGGCAAGGCGCAGGTGATTGAAGAGGCGCGCGAGGGCTGGGAACGGCTGCGCGTCCCCGGCAGCCCGACCTTCGTCCTGCCGTCGGGCAAGCAGTACAGCGGGCTCGGCCTTCCGGAGATCGACCTCGACGTCGAGCAGCATCATCGTGTGATCGGCATGACGCCCGCACCGTGTCGGGGCGATGCCTGCCTCGACCTCTACCGCCGGATGTTCGACGAGGCAGTGCAGTCGTCCTGA